Proteins from one Cellulosilyticum lentocellum DSM 5427 genomic window:
- a CDS encoding FAD-binding oxidoreductase: MKQDGKWSGFRKLVLVDRIKECEDITSFYFKAEDGGKLVKHEAGQYLPFKIVTEEAAYKDVLRTYSLSIIPNDELYRISVKKIPGGLISTYLHERLQIGDCIEAMIPMGLFTLKEESAEAPITLISGGIGITPLLSMLYQAADTRKSVHFIQAVQNSKLHPFKTDIHMIAELKGFRNTVFYSNPLAEDEKGRDYDEIGFVTKEWLSTEANLESTFYLCGPPVFMKALEESLLGLGVSKDRIYYELFSQ, translated from the coding sequence ATGAAACAAGATGGCAAATGGAGCGGTTTTAGGAAACTTGTTTTGGTTGATCGAATTAAAGAGTGTGAGGATATTACTTCTTTTTACTTTAAAGCAGAAGATGGTGGCAAACTTGTCAAACATGAAGCAGGGCAATATCTTCCTTTTAAAATAGTAACAGAGGAAGCAGCTTATAAAGATGTGCTGAGAACCTATAGTTTATCCATCATTCCTAATGACGAGCTTTATCGTATCAGTGTTAAAAAAATACCAGGTGGGTTAATAAGTACGTATCTTCATGAAAGATTACAGATAGGAGATTGTATTGAAGCCATGATTCCTATGGGGTTATTTACTTTAAAAGAAGAGAGCGCAGAAGCACCTATTACCCTCATATCAGGTGGGATAGGCATCACTCCACTATTATCCATGCTTTATCAAGCAGCTGATACTAGAAAATCAGTTCATTTTATTCAAGCCGTGCAAAACTCAAAGCTTCATCCATTTAAAACAGATATTCACATGATTGCAGAACTAAAGGGCTTCAGAAATACGGTTTTTTATTCTAATCCTCTAGCAGAAGATGAAAAAGGAAGAGACTATGATGAAATAGGCTTTGTTACTAAAGAATGGTTAAGTACAGAAGCCAATTTAGAAAGTACTTTTTATCTTTGTGGGCCACCAGTATTTATGAAAGCTTTAGAGGAAAGTTTACTTGGGTTAGGCGTAAGTAAAGATCGCATTTATTATGAATTATTTAGCCAGTAA
- a CDS encoding Hsp20/alpha crystallin family protein, translating to MFGLTPFNRQAVQRNNNGFADFYHVMDDFFNNDLLGLRDFKYDTFKVDIKEDANGYAIEAEMPGVKKEDIAIDYQNDQLIIAVQQKQEVNDEKDHYIHRERRMTSMERAISLKDVKVEGITAKLEEGVLKINIPKEEVPKAKRLIEIQ from the coding sequence ATGTTTGGATTAACACCATTCAATCGTCAAGCAGTTCAAAGGAACAACAACGGATTTGCAGACTTTTATCATGTAATGGATGACTTTTTTAACAATGATCTTCTCGGCTTAAGGGATTTTAAGTATGACACCTTTAAGGTAGATATTAAAGAAGATGCGAATGGCTATGCTATTGAAGCAGAGATGCCAGGCGTTAAAAAAGAAGACATTGCTATTGACTATCAGAATGATCAATTGATTATAGCCGTGCAACAAAAACAAGAAGTAAATGATGAAAAAGATCACTATATCCATAGAGAACGTCGCATGACTTCTATGGAGCGTGCAATTAGCTTAAAAGATGTTAAAGTTGAAGGCATTACAGCTAAACTAGAAGAAGGTGTATTGAAGATAAATATTCCAAAAGAAGAAGTACCAAAAGCAAAACGATTAATTGAAATCCAATAA
- a CDS encoding HlyD family secretion protein, with translation MKKQFSLFLLSTGIILGSVSMTGCNSQEVNAQELVKEVEVNQEVNQLDVFGKVEAATIRELAVDFPATIETIDLKAGDLVEKGTQLMTLDYESYKNEMIKKEQEIQLLKVEREAAYNSLDPQSVTINQKNSELKTKQNQLSNGTDPELIKIEEQIKILDQQISIAEKDYEVSKSLIEVGGISDKELKDKEMSLAELKNNKYQAENALKQLTTSKQLEVDSLKGSIDSLQLTVSNTSTEKASKVETLDIKIQTAETELKEMKAKLTKAYLKDKAIVLDQKEGVVYEILVTEGTRLKGGEPIMRLIDPSKLTALVDVPEAFINKIKVGEKADLYLAASPDDAISAKVSRIAQAAKVVNGENMISVELEVTENQAVLKQGYEVNAIIYY, from the coding sequence ATGAAAAAGCAATTTAGTTTATTTTTATTAAGCACAGGAATTATCTTAGGAAGTGTTTCAATGACTGGTTGCAACTCACAAGAAGTGAATGCACAGGAATTAGTAAAAGAAGTAGAAGTTAATCAGGAAGTGAATCAATTAGATGTATTTGGAAAAGTAGAAGCTGCAACTATTAGAGAATTAGCAGTAGATTTTCCAGCTACTATTGAAACCATTGATTTAAAAGCGGGGGATCTTGTCGAAAAAGGTACTCAGCTTATGACTTTAGATTATGAAAGCTATAAAAATGAAATGATTAAAAAAGAACAAGAAATTCAGCTTTTAAAAGTAGAAAGAGAAGCTGCCTATAATAGTTTAGATCCACAAAGTGTTACTATTAATCAAAAAAATAGTGAGTTAAAGACAAAACAAAATCAGTTATCAAATGGTACAGATCCTGAACTTATAAAGATTGAAGAACAAATTAAAATATTAGACCAGCAGATTAGTATAGCAGAAAAAGATTATGAGGTGAGTAAGAGTTTAATAGAAGTAGGAGGGATATCAGATAAAGAACTAAAAGATAAAGAAATGAGTTTAGCAGAACTTAAAAATAATAAGTATCAAGCGGAAAATGCATTAAAGCAGCTGACAACAAGTAAGCAATTAGAGGTAGATAGTCTTAAGGGGTCAATAGATAGCTTGCAGTTAACAGTAAGTAATACAAGTACAGAAAAAGCAAGCAAAGTAGAGACCTTAGATATTAAGATACAAACAGCAGAAACTGAGCTGAAAGAAATGAAAGCTAAACTCACTAAAGCTTATTTAAAAGATAAAGCTATTGTTTTGGATCAGAAAGAAGGAGTTGTTTATGAAATACTAGTAACTGAAGGAACGCGGCTAAAAGGTGGAGAACCTATCATGCGTCTTATTGACCCTAGTAAGTTAACCGCTCTAGTGGATGTACCAGAAGCCTTTATCAATAAAATTAAAGTAGGAGAAAAAGCTGATCTATACTTAGCAGCGAGCCCAGATGATGCAATCAGCGCTAAGGTATCACGTATTGCCCAAGCAGCTAAAGTTGTTAACGGAGAAAATATGATTAGTGTAGAATTAGAGGTAACAGAAAATCAAGCAGTTTTAAAACAAGGTTATGAAGTAAATGCTATTATTTATTATTAA
- a CDS encoding ABC transporter permease, whose protein sequence is MPIIIKYIMKSMSEKKLRTFLILLAVMLSGALCLTSLSITDSLLAIYVEQMKTSTGTAQVCIRPGENSPSQVISLTPGKALEQQVEYMIPVLSSSGTYDSGKKVVDEVSIMGVALEDYLQMNKLQLISKRSNADFTNNQIIISDQTAKKYQLEIGDALEIRINNIKRKLMIYGITSKVGIFSSEGNRSQILMPYTTLSKYLGTHQKPSSIYIKGKEGVEVSQLLKDFKVAYPKYEVAEPIPIEDIRTMLSMFSTLFMMMTLIVTVMSVFIVYTSFKVIMLEKMPIIGTFRSVGASQKMMKRVLILESSFYGVLGGIASWGLGIIILKVLLSVVAASEGIGGKIDLVITPDYLLGSFLLCIIICLASSILPILKVAKVPVKEIVLGGSNHSVKRKRSKEIRSIILVVFSIVAIKILPESYRITAASICVFLALIGIIGILPTIIKLSSRLTEKLFATLFGNVGVLAVKNIKGNKSILNSMSLITLGVGILLMVNNIGENLAVEVVNAYEKSFAYDVQLSLDNMDTNTVRSLLYEEGVTDAYGCYVSGYYYGKNIELVDYNNVKLASIEGVSGKVHADYLTYGYENEEEKDRILEQLGEGRNIAFSNVLKKRYSLVEGQKIQLKMPEGLRTYEIIGFYDTLMNNGDLVQIGEAYFKQDIGVHNYTTIYLKTSKEPTEVLEALKIKYKDRHLSGATMRQQLQNNKEGNAQIMSILSGFSVLAAIIGVIGIINNLFISFIERKRSIAVLRSVGMNKKQVIQMIFLEALYTGLLGAIAGIGAGWIIMNNMPYVIEGMQLPPIVYFVANGLWVYIGVATLVTIVASISPAFKTSKLNIIEAIKFE, encoded by the coding sequence AACACCAGGAAAAGCACTTGAGCAGCAGGTAGAATACATGATTCCAGTATTAAGTAGCAGTGGTACTTATGATAGTGGAAAAAAGGTTGTAGATGAAGTCAGTATTATGGGGGTAGCGCTTGAAGATTACTTGCAAATGAATAAGTTACAGCTCATTAGTAAACGTAGCAATGCAGACTTTACCAATAATCAAATCATCATAAGTGATCAAACTGCGAAGAAGTATCAATTAGAAATAGGTGATGCTTTAGAGATACGTATAAACAACATCAAAAGGAAGTTGATGATTTATGGTATTACCAGTAAGGTAGGAATCTTTAGTAGTGAGGGAAATAGGTCTCAAATTTTAATGCCCTATACCACTTTATCTAAGTATTTAGGAACACATCAAAAGCCAAGTAGCATTTACATTAAAGGAAAAGAAGGGGTAGAGGTTTCACAGCTCTTAAAAGATTTTAAAGTAGCTTATCCTAAATACGAAGTAGCAGAACCTATTCCTATTGAAGACATAAGAACCATGCTTAGTATGTTTTCTACCTTATTTATGATGATGACTTTAATTGTAACAGTGATGAGTGTTTTTATCGTTTATACTTCATTCAAGGTCATTATGCTAGAGAAAATGCCAATTATTGGGACTTTTAGAAGCGTAGGTGCTAGTCAAAAGATGATGAAACGAGTACTCATTTTAGAAAGCAGTTTTTATGGTGTATTAGGGGGAATTGCTTCATGGGGACTAGGCATTATTATTTTAAAAGTACTTCTTAGTGTCGTAGCTGCTTCAGAAGGTATAGGTGGAAAGATAGATTTAGTCATTACGCCAGATTATCTACTAGGTTCTTTTTTACTTTGTATTATTATTTGTTTAGCTAGTAGTATTTTACCTATATTAAAGGTAGCTAAGGTACCTGTTAAGGAAATTGTATTAGGTGGGAGTAATCACTCAGTAAAGCGTAAAAGAAGTAAAGAAATAAGAAGTATCATTTTAGTAGTATTTAGTATTGTAGCGATTAAAATTCTACCTGAGAGCTATCGGATTACAGCAGCTAGCATCTGTGTATTTTTAGCTTTAATTGGCATAATAGGGATTCTACCTACTATTATTAAACTTTCTTCTAGATTAACTGAGAAACTGTTTGCAACCTTATTTGGTAATGTAGGGGTCCTAGCAGTGAAAAATATTAAAGGAAATAAAAGTATACTTAACAGTATGTCACTGATTACTCTTGGGGTCGGTATTTTGCTTATGGTCAATAACATCGGTGAAAATCTAGCAGTAGAAGTGGTAAATGCCTACGAGAAGAGCTTTGCGTATGATGTACAACTATCTCTAGATAATATGGATACAAATACAGTACGTTCCTTGCTATATGAGGAGGGGGTAACAGATGCTTATGGCTGTTATGTCAGTGGTTATTACTATGGTAAGAATATAGAGTTAGTAGATTACAATAATGTAAAGCTTGCCTCCATTGAAGGTGTTTCAGGGAAGGTTCATGCTGATTACCTTACTTATGGGTATGAGAATGAAGAAGAAAAGGATCGTATTCTAGAACAACTGGGGGAGGGACGTAATATTGCGTTTTCAAATGTACTAAAGAAACGTTATAGCTTAGTAGAAGGGCAAAAGATACAGCTTAAAATGCCAGAGGGATTACGGACTTATGAAATTATTGGTTTTTATGATACCTTAATGAACAATGGAGATTTAGTTCAGATTGGTGAGGCTTATTTTAAACAAGATATAGGGGTTCACAATTACACTACAATTTACTTAAAAACGTCTAAAGAACCTACAGAAGTATTAGAAGCACTAAAGATAAAATATAAGGATCGTCATCTATCAGGAGCCACTATGAGGCAGCAACTCCAAAATAATAAGGAAGGTAATGCTCAGATTATGAGTATTTTGTCTGGTTTTTCTGTTTTGGCAGCCATTATAGGCGTAATTGGTATTATTAATAATTTATTTATTAGCTTTATTGAACGAAAAAGAAGCATCGCGGTATTACGTTCAGTGGGCATGAACAAAAAGCAAGTCATTCAAATGATTTTTTTAGAAGCTTTATACACAGGGCTATTAGGGGCAATAGCAGGTATAGGAGCCGGTTGGATTATTATGAACAATATGCCTTATGTTATAGAAGGTATGCAGCTACCACCAATTGTTTACTTTGTAGCTAATGGCCTATGGGTTTATATTGGAGTAGCAACTTTAGTGACTATCGTAGCTTCTATTTCTCCAGCTTTTAAAACCTCTAAATTGAACATTATAGAAGCAATCAAATTTGAATAG
- a CDS encoding ABC transporter ATP-binding protein, producing the protein MSYVIETNHLCKSYDLGSEKVEILKDINLTVEKGSFYSIMGPSGSGKSTLLYLIGGLDKPTTGTIKINGKELSTMKDQAESEMRRRDIGFVFQFYNLIPNLNVEENIMLPILLDGKKMKDYKEDLEEILRIVGLTERRRHTPRELSGGQQQRVAIARALINKPDIIFADEPIGNLDSKTGKEIMELLQVINQTQGKTIVQVTHSREAADYGTHLIMVKDGCICEEQSTKIRGEGYEKAI; encoded by the coding sequence ATGTCCTATGTAATAGAAACCAATCATTTATGCAAAAGCTATGATTTAGGGAGTGAAAAAGTAGAGATTTTAAAAGATATCAACTTAACAGTTGAAAAGGGAAGCTTTTATTCAATTATGGGGCCTTCTGGTTCAGGGAAAAGCACCTTGCTTTATTTAATAGGAGGGCTAGATAAACCAACTACTGGGACTATTAAGATTAATGGCAAAGAATTATCTACAATGAAGGATCAAGCAGAAAGTGAAATGCGTAGACGTGATATAGGGTTTGTATTTCAGTTTTACAATTTGATTCCCAACTTAAATGTAGAAGAAAATATTATGTTACCGATTTTATTAGATGGTAAAAAAATGAAGGATTATAAAGAGGATTTAGAAGAAATCCTGAGAATTGTAGGATTGACAGAGCGTAGAAGGCATACACCAAGAGAGCTTTCAGGTGGTCAGCAACAAAGAGTGGCCATTGCAAGAGCACTTATTAATAAACCAGATATTATTTTTGCAGATGAACCTATTGGAAATTTAGATAGTAAAACAGGAAAAGAGATTATGGAACTTTTACAAGTGATTAATCAAACACAAGGGAAAACCATTGTTCAAGTTACCCATTCAAGGGAAGCGGCAGATTATGGAACACATTTAATTATGGTGAAAGACGGTTGTATTTGTGAAGAACAGTCTACAAAGATAAGGGGAGAAGGATATGAAAAAGCAATTTAG
- a CDS encoding LexA family protein — translation MQKLTYSQKKIAHHPITGQSIIKGEEQAGKTTIGIARMLYLLENTGKKLLFVAIKSEAYEVAKQQLATVKSIENMSLFESDSHLNQGIIYRLEDLLVQLAQECFKEKPYIYIEEIPEMLLEEAIHQVKKEYPRVKCLKEKRLLKEEMKWMDVKGYTSLEGYLDADRVGCEMKWPKKGKTRQALWALKTYIEVELEEQGKMTTSQRDLRLLIALKEGRLKGQYVHLIVDDAHLLTEVQLELLGLLRKEQKGEVLFLVAIKPEFSRMLGLTRGTSYKKLGYDMTGRVRRLKGMRQKGKVKAKKQISLEPTPLEIFMTNQLNNHQASHLPWYVETYKYINKLTGLETIFKQDTSAGETYIDEVKQEDVQSLPIYSDIAAGMPIEVVDDTCGSFEIPGELTGHKKNTYMLHVQGDSMIGAGIDDGDYVVIQAGSVSDHEIAAIYYNGAITLKRIVQEEEHILLVSENPKYRPIVIEDGEFRAMGKLIGVIKNL, via the coding sequence ATGCAAAAATTAACTTATTCACAAAAGAAAATAGCACACCATCCTATTACAGGACAAAGCATCATTAAAGGAGAAGAACAGGCAGGAAAAACGACTATTGGGATTGCACGTATGCTCTACCTATTAGAAAATACAGGAAAAAAACTCCTTTTTGTTGCAATTAAAAGTGAAGCTTATGAAGTCGCTAAGCAGCAATTAGCGACTGTTAAAAGTATAGAAAATATGAGCTTATTTGAAAGTGATAGCCATTTAAATCAAGGAATAATCTATAGATTAGAAGACTTGTTAGTCCAATTAGCTCAGGAATGTTTTAAAGAAAAGCCATATATTTATATAGAAGAAATACCAGAAATGTTATTGGAAGAAGCCATTCATCAGGTGAAAAAAGAATATCCACGTGTAAAATGCTTAAAAGAAAAGCGTCTTTTAAAAGAAGAAATGAAATGGATGGATGTTAAAGGTTACACTTCATTAGAGGGCTATTTAGATGCAGATCGCGTTGGTTGTGAAATGAAATGGCCTAAAAAAGGAAAAACCAGACAAGCGTTATGGGCACTGAAAACATATATAGAGGTTGAATTAGAAGAACAAGGTAAAATGACGACTAGTCAAAGAGATTTAAGGCTTTTAATAGCGCTTAAAGAGGGCAGACTGAAAGGACAGTATGTACATTTGATTGTAGATGATGCCCATTTATTAACCGAGGTACAGTTAGAACTCCTTGGTTTATTAAGAAAAGAGCAAAAAGGAGAGGTTCTTTTCTTGGTAGCTATTAAGCCTGAGTTTTCTAGAATGTTGGGGCTTACGAGAGGAACTAGTTACAAAAAGTTAGGCTATGATATGACTGGAAGAGTAAGGCGCTTAAAAGGAATGAGACAAAAAGGAAAAGTAAAGGCTAAGAAACAGATTTCTTTAGAACCTACACCATTAGAAATCTTTATGACCAATCAGCTAAATAATCATCAAGCCTCTCATTTACCATGGTATGTGGAAACTTATAAATATATTAATAAATTAACAGGCCTTGAAACCATCTTTAAGCAAGACACAAGTGCAGGAGAGACTTATATTGATGAAGTTAAGCAAGAAGATGTACAAAGCCTACCGATTTATTCTGATATTGCAGCTGGTATGCCTATTGAAGTAGTAGATGATACATGTGGCAGCTTTGAAATACCAGGAGAATTAACAGGACATAAAAAGAATACTTATATGCTGCATGTACAAGGAGATAGTATGATTGGGGCAGGTATTGATGATGGTGACTATGTAGTCATCCAAGCAGGTAGTGTGAGTGACCATGAGATTGCTGCAATTTACTATAATGGAGCCATCACACTCAAGCGAATTGTTCAGGAAGAAGAGCATATTTTATTAGTAAGTGAAAATCCTAAATATCGACCGATTGTTATTGAAGATGGTGAATTTAGAGCTATGGGTAAGCTAATCGGGGTAATAAAAAATTTGTAA